One Gimesia aquarii DNA segment encodes these proteins:
- the accC gene encoding acetyl-CoA carboxylase biotin carboxylase subunit, producing MFQRILVANRGEIALRVIRACREMGIETVAVFSEADRDAHYLSLADEAICIGPPAATDSYLMINRIISAAEIGNVQAIHPGYGFLAENAHFAEVCRSCNIEFIGPPHEAMAKLGDKVSAREIAKAANVHLSPGTEGLVTDESEALQVAKEIGYPVLIKATAGGGGKGMRVARNDISLKAGLKAAAAEAEAAFKNGGVYIEKYIENPRHVEVQIMADNHGNVVHIWERDCSLQRRHQKLVEESPAPNLPHSVREDICKAACRLIESAGYTNAGTVEFLVGPDNQFYFIEVNARIQVEHPVSELISGVDLIQQQIRVAAGEKLDLKQKNISCNGSAIELRINAEDPDNDFRGSPGKITKLRVPAGPGVRFDSHIYEGYTVGPYYDSLVGKLIVHRPTREESLACMRRCLDEFVIEGIKTTIPLAKKIFNHSAFIEGKVDTTFIERTW from the coding sequence ATGTTTCAAAGAATACTGGTAGCCAACCGAGGAGAGATCGCACTCAGGGTCATTCGTGCCTGTCGCGAGATGGGTATTGAGACTGTCGCGGTTTTTAGTGAAGCAGATCGGGATGCCCACTATCTTTCCCTTGCGGATGAAGCGATTTGCATAGGCCCTCCTGCCGCAACAGACAGTTATCTGATGATTAATCGAATTATCAGTGCCGCTGAAATTGGTAACGTTCAGGCAATTCATCCCGGATATGGTTTTTTAGCAGAGAATGCGCACTTTGCTGAAGTCTGTCGTAGTTGCAACATTGAATTTATTGGCCCGCCTCATGAAGCCATGGCGAAGCTGGGAGATAAAGTTTCTGCCCGGGAAATTGCAAAAGCGGCCAACGTGCATTTATCGCCGGGAACGGAAGGGCTGGTGACCGATGAATCCGAAGCGCTTCAAGTCGCAAAGGAAATCGGTTATCCGGTGTTGATCAAGGCGACTGCTGGCGGTGGTGGTAAAGGGATGCGGGTAGCCCGCAATGATATTTCTTTGAAAGCGGGCTTGAAAGCAGCGGCAGCTGAAGCAGAAGCGGCTTTCAAAAATGGCGGCGTTTACATCGAAAAATATATCGAGAATCCCAGGCACGTCGAAGTGCAGATTATGGCGGACAACCATGGGAATGTCGTCCACATCTGGGAGCGTGATTGCAGTTTACAACGGCGTCACCAAAAGCTGGTAGAAGAGAGCCCCGCTCCCAACTTACCGCATTCGGTGCGTGAAGACATTTGTAAAGCTGCCTGTCGTTTGATTGAGTCAGCCGGATATACCAATGCGGGTACTGTTGAGTTTCTCGTTGGTCCTGATAATCAGTTTTATTTTATTGAAGTCAATGCCCGGATTCAGGTTGAGCATCCAGTCAGTGAATTGATTTCTGGTGTCGACTTAATTCAACAGCAGATTCGTGTTGCCGCCGGTGAAAAACTCGATCTCAAACAGAAGAACATTTCGTGTAATGGTTCGGCCATTGAATTGCGTATTAATGCAGAAGATCCTGATAATGATTTTCGCGGGTCACCCGGAAAAATTACAAAGCTGCGAGTGCCGGCTGGGCCAGGTGTCCGGTTTGACTCACATATTTATGAGGGGTACACTGTCGGCCCTTATTATGATTCTCTGGTTGGAAAACTCATTGTACATCGACCGACTCGCGAAGAGTCTTTAGCGTGTATGAGGCGTTGTCTGGATGAGTTCGTCATTGAAGGAATCAAAACGACGATCCCCCTGGCGAAAAAAATCTTTAATCACTCGGCCTTTATTGAAGGTAAAGTCGATACTACGTTTATCGAACGTACCTGGTAA
- a CDS encoding PVC-type heme-binding CxxCH protein, translating to MKYRCLVLIPALLLNVTFDISTLAAQTERDPKEAVTNLTVAPGLKATLFASEPSISSPSSMDVDSQGRVWICEIVNYRAKMRPIPTRKAGDRILVLEDTNKDGRADKTTVFYQGPELDGSQGICVLGNKVIVAAPPNVFLFTDDNNDGKADEKELLFKVTGGEHDHSAHAAIFGPDGKLYWNFGNSGKQVFDKNGKPILERNGKPVLDNGKPYWGGMVFRCNLDGSDFEVLGHNFRNNYEVTVDSFGTLWQSDNDDDGNRGVRINYVMEYGNYGYLDQLTGARWRTPRTGMHDEIPLRHWHLRDPGVVPNLLQTGAGSPTGILVYEGSLLPEKYWGEVIHADAGPNVVRAYPVEKDGAGYQAEIANIITSEKDKWFRPSDVCIAPDGSLFVADWYDPGVGGHRIGDQKRGRIFRIAPPNANKYQFNKLDLSSVEGAIAGIKNPNLATRYLAWEKLHALQEQALPQLEELYQSDNQRFRARALWLLAGIKGKTKHYVSHALKDSNPDIRITGLRAARRYKLDVIPYVKQLVHDSSPQVRRECLIALHHNQSPQAAGLWVTLADQYDGKDRWYLEALGIGMDGQEQEFMSAWLKQAGDKWDTAVGRDLLWRSKIPLTVPYLVKIIENPETKLDALPRYFRALDFIPGKEKNAAVAELALIKEPGDKKRETYIIAEAISRMPANVVMKDQKYQHALAQVINSSRGTPEFTKLVEKFHASAYYPELIAIAGQSGKSQTAVDAIRAALSLKQKVLIQKTLKKKGGSEKERHQKLDLIWALGTSGHKGANALLLNIIKDDQEPLVDRREAVRAIAKSRSGAHALLDLAEKANFHSQLKPTAAAAMSSTIMKDVKERAAKLFPAPPTKDNKPLPPINVLASMKGDILDGRVMFNTKGTCAKCHVINGMGKEVGPDLSEIGKKLSREALFESILYPSAGISHNFESYTIILASGNVVNGLMVNKTDDAITIKDAEAISRTFKMDDIEEIIPQKISLMPADLQKVLTQEELVNIVEYMTTLKKAKKIEKASR from the coding sequence ATGAAGTATCGTTGTCTTGTTCTCATACCAGCTCTGTTGCTCAACGTGACTTTCGATATCTCAACGCTGGCCGCTCAGACGGAACGTGACCCCAAAGAGGCGGTGACCAATTTAACGGTGGCGCCCGGTTTAAAGGCAACTCTGTTTGCTTCGGAACCCAGTATCAGCAGTCCCTCCAGTATGGACGTCGATTCACAGGGCCGAGTCTGGATTTGCGAAATTGTTAACTACCGTGCGAAAATGCGTCCGATTCCGACGCGCAAAGCCGGCGATCGCATCTTGGTTCTGGAAGATACAAACAAAGATGGTCGGGCCGATAAAACGACAGTCTTTTATCAGGGACCTGAACTGGATGGTTCACAGGGAATTTGTGTCCTGGGGAATAAAGTGATTGTTGCCGCTCCGCCAAATGTGTTTCTCTTTACTGATGACAACAACGATGGCAAAGCAGACGAGAAAGAACTGCTCTTCAAAGTAACTGGTGGCGAGCACGACCATTCAGCACATGCGGCGATCTTTGGTCCTGATGGCAAACTATACTGGAACTTTGGGAATTCGGGCAAACAAGTCTTCGACAAAAATGGCAAACCGATTCTCGAAAGAAATGGTAAACCAGTACTCGATAATGGCAAGCCGTATTGGGGTGGAATGGTCTTCCGCTGTAATCTGGACGGAAGCGACTTTGAAGTCTTGGGACACAATTTTCGAAACAACTATGAAGTTACCGTTGATTCCTTCGGCACACTTTGGCAATCAGATAACGACGATGATGGTAACCGTGGCGTGCGCATCAATTATGTGATGGAGTATGGCAATTACGGTTACCTGGATCAATTGACGGGTGCACGTTGGAGGACACCTCGCACAGGTATGCACGACGAAATTCCGCTCAGACACTGGCACCTTAGAGATCCGGGTGTTGTGCCGAACTTGCTCCAGACTGGTGCCGGTTCTCCTACGGGAATTCTGGTTTATGAAGGTTCGTTGTTACCTGAAAAATATTGGGGTGAAGTGATTCACGCTGATGCCGGTCCGAATGTGGTTCGTGCTTATCCTGTTGAGAAGGACGGAGCAGGGTATCAAGCTGAAATTGCAAATATCATTACGAGCGAAAAAGATAAATGGTTTCGTCCGTCTGACGTCTGTATCGCACCTGATGGTTCTTTGTTTGTGGCTGACTGGTATGACCCCGGAGTTGGCGGTCACCGTATTGGTGATCAGAAACGGGGACGTATTTTCCGTATCGCACCACCCAATGCAAACAAGTATCAGTTCAACAAACTCGATCTGAGTTCGGTGGAAGGAGCCATAGCCGGAATCAAAAACCCCAATCTGGCCACACGTTATTTAGCATGGGAAAAACTGCATGCCCTGCAGGAACAGGCACTTCCTCAGTTAGAGGAATTATATCAATCTGACAACCAGAGGTTTCGCGCTCGCGCCCTCTGGCTGTTGGCAGGCATCAAGGGTAAGACCAAGCACTATGTTTCACACGCCCTCAAAGATTCCAATCCCGATATTCGCATCACCGGCTTGCGTGCCGCACGTCGTTATAAGTTGGATGTCATTCCTTATGTAAAACAGCTGGTACACGATTCCTCACCGCAGGTCCGCCGTGAATGTTTGATTGCCTTGCATCACAATCAATCACCACAAGCAGCCGGGTTGTGGGTGACGCTGGCCGATCAATACGATGGTAAAGATCGTTGGTATCTGGAAGCCCTGGGTATTGGCATGGATGGGCAGGAACAAGAATTTATGTCGGCTTGGCTCAAGCAAGCAGGTGACAAATGGGATACTGCCGTTGGTCGTGATCTCCTCTGGCGATCGAAAATTCCGCTGACAGTTCCTTATCTGGTAAAAATCATTGAAAATCCTGAAACAAAATTGGATGCACTGCCGCGCTATTTCCGTGCTTTAGATTTCATTCCCGGGAAGGAAAAAAATGCTGCTGTTGCAGAATTGGCTTTGATCAAAGAGCCGGGAGATAAAAAACGCGAAACCTACATTATTGCAGAAGCCATTTCGCGGATGCCTGCGAATGTTGTCATGAAAGATCAAAAATATCAGCATGCACTCGCACAAGTTATTAACAGTAGTCGAGGTACGCCGGAGTTCACGAAGCTTGTTGAAAAATTTCACGCTTCTGCCTACTACCCTGAGTTGATTGCCATTGCTGGTCAATCGGGTAAATCGCAGACCGCCGTTGATGCAATTCGCGCTGCCTTAAGTTTGAAACAAAAAGTATTGATTCAGAAAACCTTGAAAAAGAAAGGTGGTTCTGAGAAAGAACGACATCAGAAACTCGATTTGATTTGGGCACTGGGCACTTCCGGTCACAAGGGAGCCAACGCACTCCTGCTCAATATCATTAAGGATGATCAGGAACCTTTGGTCGATCGACGTGAAGCGGTAAGGGCTATTGCCAAGTCCCGATCGGGTGCCCATGCGTTGTTGGATCTTGCAGAAAAAGCGAATTTCCATTCGCAGCTGAAGCCGACAGCCGCAGCCGCTATGTCGTCAACGATCATGAAAGATGTGAAAGAGCGGGCAGCCAAACTATTCCCAGCGCCTCCGACTAAAGATAATAAGCCTCTGCCTCCGATTAACGTCTTGGCCAGTATGAAAGGGGATATCCTCGATGGCCGTGTCATGTTTAACACCAAAGGGACATGCGCCAAATGCCATGTGATCAATGGCATGGGAAAAGAGGTCGGTCCGGATCTGTCAGAAATCGGTAAAAAGCTGAGCCGCGAAGCACTGTTTGAGTCCATTCTCTACCCCAGTGCCGGCATCAGTCATAACTTTGAGTCGTACACGATCATTTTAGCTTCGGGGAATGTCGTCAATGGTCTTATGGTCAACAAGACCGATGATGCAATCACGATTAAAGATGCCGAAGCGATCTCAAGGACGTTCAAGATGGATGACATCGAAGAAATCATTCCTCAAAAGATCTCATTAATGCCGGCCGACTTACAAAAAGTGTTGACGCAAGAGGAACTAGTCAACATTGTCGAGTACATGACCACGCTCAAAAAAGCCAAGAAAATAGAAAAGGCGAGCCGGTAA
- a CDS encoding DUF1080 domain-containing protein, translated as MTSPRLLHIQTSFFLSLFCLSFFLTFQTTEAGDKGFKPIFDGKTLKNWDGDPRFWSVEDGAITGRTTKENPTKGNTFIIWQGGKPADFELKLQYKIIDGNSGIQYRSFSVPGADKWRVGGYQADFEAGDKYSGILYGERFRGILGLRGEKTVIGKNHKPKVVGSVGDTNEIQKKIKKEDWNDYHIIARGNHFVHKINGVTTVDVTDNDVEKRRADGIIALQLHQGPPMVVQFRDIQLKELPKASETSSTEGAKKKVVLIAGKKSHGYGSHEHRAGCIILADALNNSGLGIEATVVTEGWPQDSRVLHEADSIVIYCDGGTRHPYNQHLEELNKLAEQGVGMVNIHYGVEVPKGDSGDAFLRWIGGYFEAWWSVNPHWTADYKSLPDHPISNGVEPFAINDEWYYHMRFQPEMKNVQPILTAVPPKSTLSRPDGAHSGNPAVRKTVGQPQHMAWAYERPNGGRGFGFTGGHFHWNWGHNDFRKLVLNAIAWSANVDVPPQGVTSKPLTIEDLEANQDYPKSNKHNPARIKALLAEWNQ; from the coding sequence ATGACATCACCGCGCTTGCTCCACATTCAAACCTCATTTTTTTTGTCTCTGTTCTGTCTCAGTTTCTTTTTAACTTTTCAAACAACAGAAGCAGGTGACAAAGGGTTTAAGCCAATTTTTGATGGTAAGACACTCAAAAACTGGGACGGTGATCCTCGTTTCTGGTCGGTAGAAGATGGTGCTATCACGGGCAGAACCACTAAAGAAAATCCTACCAAAGGCAATACGTTTATTATCTGGCAAGGAGGAAAGCCCGCCGATTTTGAGTTGAAGCTGCAATATAAAATCATCGATGGCAATTCAGGAATCCAATACCGTAGTTTCTCGGTTCCTGGTGCCGACAAATGGCGTGTGGGTGGTTACCAGGCTGACTTCGAAGCCGGCGATAAATATTCAGGCATTTTATATGGTGAAAGATTTCGTGGAATTTTAGGCTTACGCGGAGAGAAAACTGTCATCGGCAAGAATCACAAACCCAAGGTGGTTGGTTCAGTTGGTGATACAAATGAGATACAGAAAAAAATCAAAAAGGAAGATTGGAACGACTATCATATTATCGCTCGCGGGAATCACTTCGTTCATAAAATCAATGGCGTAACAACCGTTGATGTTACTGACAATGATGTGGAAAAGCGACGTGCCGATGGAATTATCGCACTACAACTTCATCAGGGACCTCCGATGGTAGTGCAGTTTCGCGACATTCAATTAAAAGAACTCCCGAAAGCAAGCGAAACCTCTTCGACCGAAGGCGCTAAAAAAAAAGTAGTTCTGATCGCCGGTAAAAAGAGCCATGGCTATGGTTCACACGAACATCGAGCCGGTTGCATCATTTTGGCGGACGCATTGAATAACAGTGGTCTGGGCATTGAAGCCACTGTGGTGACAGAGGGCTGGCCTCAGGATTCCAGGGTGCTGCATGAAGCCGACTCGATTGTCATCTATTGTGATGGGGGAACACGTCATCCTTATAATCAGCATCTGGAAGAATTAAACAAGCTGGCCGAGCAGGGTGTCGGTATGGTCAATATCCATTACGGTGTTGAAGTGCCCAAGGGAGATTCAGGCGACGCGTTTTTGCGGTGGATCGGTGGTTATTTTGAAGCGTGGTGGTCTGTGAATCCCCATTGGACCGCCGATTACAAAAGCCTGCCCGATCACCCGATCTCCAATGGAGTCGAACCGTTTGCCATCAACGATGAATGGTATTATCACATGCGTTTTCAGCCTGAAATGAAAAACGTACAACCCATTTTGACGGCGGTGCCTCCCAAATCAACACTCAGCCGTCCCGATGGTGCTCACAGTGGGAATCCCGCAGTGCGTAAAACCGTGGGGCAGCCACAACATATGGCGTGGGCTTATGAGCGCCCCAATGGCGGGCGTGGCTTTGGTTTCACTGGTGGTCACTTTCACTGGAACTGGGGACATAATGACTTTCGCAAGCTGGTATTGAATGCCATTGCCTGGTCTGCGAATGTGGATGTACCGCCTCAAGGAGTGACATCAAAACCATTAACCATTGAGGATCTCGAAGCCAACCAGGACTATCCCAAATCGAATAAACACAATCCCGCCCGTATCAAAGCATTGTTGGCAGAGTGGAATCAATAA
- a CDS encoding DUF1566 domain-containing protein: protein MRATNFVGWLGVVLVTLAGSFWAFWGIIEAFHEGWCKPLLWMRLLQTAAYLSPAMFFCGFAVIGIRWPRAGAVLFTLLGITIATLIVIDQSRISLAIVLCLTALPILVGCLFLWGRPKPKKAAYLVALGIPVLTLIVSGAEPVIRVSTRIDDGDRGERIVKGQGVTLLWAPAGPGWSREGGVSWSDAKDRVRYLTKDGMSLAKEPQGFWRLPTREEVVCSLTRGNRNAGGKWDKALEQPRYERKPDKESPLWDSLAPLIYLWTAEEADEKQAWIVMYHGGVYAKPKAIGSPSFGFRAVRE from the coding sequence TTGCGCGCTACGAACTTTGTCGGTTGGCTTGGCGTGGTACTTGTCACTCTTGCTGGCAGTTTCTGGGCTTTCTGGGGAATCATTGAAGCCTTTCACGAAGGCTGGTGCAAGCCACTGTTGTGGATGCGACTACTTCAGACAGCAGCCTATCTAAGTCCGGCAATGTTTTTCTGTGGATTCGCCGTCATCGGTATTCGTTGGCCTCGCGCGGGAGCTGTGTTATTTACATTGCTCGGAATTACCATTGCGACCCTCATTGTGATCGATCAGTCGCGCATTTCACTTGCGATTGTGTTGTGTCTGACTGCCCTGCCGATACTAGTGGGGTGCCTGTTTTTATGGGGTCGACCCAAACCTAAAAAAGCTGCCTATCTCGTCGCTTTGGGAATTCCGGTTCTGACACTAATCGTATCTGGTGCGGAGCCCGTGATCCGAGTGAGCACTCGTATTGATGACGGCGATCGAGGTGAACGTATTGTGAAGGGGCAGGGTGTGACTTTGCTGTGGGCACCAGCCGGACCCGGGTGGAGTCGAGAGGGAGGTGTGAGTTGGAGCGATGCTAAAGATCGGGTACGATATTTAACCAAAGATGGGATGTCATTGGCAAAAGAGCCTCAGGGTTTCTGGCGACTTCCAACGCGCGAAGAAGTTGTTTGTTCTCTGACTCGGGGCAATCGTAACGCAGGCGGAAAATGGGACAAAGCACTTGAGCAGCCTCGCTACGAACGCAAACCGGATAAGGAATCGCCGTTGTGGGATTCCTTGGCACCGCTGATTTATCTTTGGACGGCAGAGGAAGCAGACGAGAAACAGGCTTGGATTGTCATGTATCATGGCGGCGTCTATGCCAAGCCCAAAGCCATTGGCTCTCCCAGTTTTGGTTTTCGCGCCGTTCGCGAATAA
- a CDS encoding 6-phosphofructokinase: protein MKVGILTGGGDCPGLNPVIRGAVRVICNAGGEVYGLLEGWRGAIEGNYIELTSENTDDIIFKGGTILGSSRTNPYKNAEVDVPKVRATFENLGLDCLIAIGGDDTLGVASKLWSEHKLPVIGCPKTIDNDLSSTDVTFGFDTSINIVMEAVDRLRTTAESHRRVMVVETMGRHAGWIALFSGLATAADYTLVPEVEIDMDRMIEVLKRRRANGKMYGIVIVSEGAQFSAEEGVTTQDGEVDDFGHVKLGGIGETVAKLIEERTGFETRHVTLGHLQRGGSPSAYDRVLGTRCGVHAGWLALKHHFGYMVALRGTQVVPVALADAVGEMRALEPNFLEEAEVFLQ, encoded by the coding sequence ATGAAAGTAGGTATTTTAACAGGTGGCGGAGACTGTCCCGGATTGAATCCCGTGATCCGTGGCGCGGTACGCGTAATCTGCAATGCAGGTGGCGAAGTGTACGGCTTACTGGAAGGCTGGCGGGGTGCCATTGAAGGAAACTACATCGAACTCACTTCAGAAAATACAGATGACATCATCTTCAAAGGGGGAACGATTCTGGGGTCCTCCCGCACCAATCCTTACAAAAATGCGGAAGTTGATGTTCCCAAAGTGAGAGCGACTTTTGAGAACCTGGGGCTCGATTGTCTGATTGCCATCGGGGGCGATGACACGTTGGGCGTCGCCAGCAAGCTTTGGAGTGAACACAAACTGCCCGTGATTGGCTGTCCAAAGACCATCGATAACGACCTCAGTTCAACCGATGTGACGTTCGGTTTTGATACTTCGATCAATATTGTGATGGAAGCAGTTGACCGTTTGCGTACAACTGCAGAATCACATCGACGTGTCATGGTGGTAGAAACTATGGGACGCCATGCCGGCTGGATCGCTCTGTTCTCTGGCTTGGCAACAGCCGCTGACTATACTCTGGTCCCGGAAGTCGAAATCGACATGGACCGTATGATTGAAGTTTTGAAAAGACGTCGTGCCAACGGAAAAATGTATGGCATCGTGATTGTCAGTGAAGGTGCACAGTTTAGTGCCGAAGAAGGTGTCACCACACAGGATGGTGAAGTCGATGATTTCGGTCATGTGAAACTGGGAGGCATTGGCGAAACCGTTGCCAAGCTGATCGAAGAACGGACCGGTTTCGAAACCCGTCATGTGACACTGGGACACCTGCAACGTGGTGGTTCACCCAGTGCCTATGACCGTGTGCTTGGAACACGCTGTGGTGTGCACGCGGGCTGGCTGGCATTGAAGCATCATTTCGGTTACATGGTTGCTTTGCGCGGGACTCAGGTTGTGCCCGTTGCACTGGCAGACGCAGTCGGCGAAATGCGCGCTCTGGAACCGAATTTCCTCGAAGAAGCAGAAGTCTTCCTGCAATAA
- a CDS encoding ATP-binding protein, translating to MSTTIESIIHDDAISERAETLFQKNRLEIFKRTDRLFACLMVLQWIASIIAMFWLSPRTWAGTESEIHLHIWASILLGGLISFFPIYLAITRSGSTLTRHVVAISQMLMASLLIHLSGGRIETHFHIFGSLAFLAFYRDWRVLISATVVVVVDHLAFGLFYPQAIFGVLTASPWRVVEHGAWVVFEDVFLFIAIHQSLREMRAMAQQQAELEATNESVESQVKSRTRDLHSANQMILDANHKLEHQTDELRRQAKDLVVANRKAEQLSAFGQILDRSQNEIYIFDQETLKFVHVSKGACRNIGYSMEELRELTPVEIKPEHTQQSFQEIVAPLVEGLQSNLEFTTVHRRKDGSEYPVTVNLELSTLEERAVFVAVILDITEQQRASQKIEMISRIPEENNNPVLRVSGEGELLYANPASKELLTHWGIRVNDSLPYEISEACQQALDLGDSVGIEVDTSQLCYSLNLAPVVKENYVNLYGTDITSRKQAEQALLQAKEAAEAANQSKSEFLANMSHEIRTPMTAILGFSEILLGTIEDPEHVEGLKTIRRNGKYLLQIINNILDLSKVESGKLEVEQIQCSPCQILSEVTSLMRVPTNAKGLQLELEYDGPVPKQIQSDPTRIRQILINLIGNATKFTEIGKIRVVARLKDIETNDPQMQFDVIDTGIGMTKDQMSHLFQPFVQADTSTTRKFGGTGLGLTISKRLAKMMGGNIEVSSIPEKGSTFSLSISTGSLQDVELVTEVSEAEFPVNRSEEKQEQKTNQLNCHVLLAEDGPDNQRLISFILKKSGAQVTTADNGKVALELALQARDEGNPFDVILMDMQMPVLDGYSASTKLREAEYTGPIIALTAHAMSHDRKKCIDAGCDDYTTKPVDREQLIALVDQYTSQQKHRELAEIQI from the coding sequence ATGTCGACCACAATAGAATCTATCATTCATGATGATGCCATTTCGGAACGAGCAGAAACACTCTTTCAGAAGAATCGTTTAGAGATCTTTAAGCGTACCGACCGCTTGTTTGCCTGCCTGATGGTCTTACAGTGGATTGCCAGTATTATTGCCATGTTCTGGCTTTCTCCCCGTACCTGGGCGGGAACGGAAAGTGAAATACACCTTCATATCTGGGCCTCAATTCTCTTGGGTGGCTTGATCTCCTTCTTTCCCATTTATCTGGCGATAACGCGCTCAGGATCCACACTCACCCGGCATGTTGTTGCTATCAGCCAAATGTTGATGGCCTCTCTCTTAATACACTTGAGTGGCGGACGGATTGAAACGCATTTTCACATCTTTGGTTCCCTGGCGTTTTTGGCCTTTTATCGAGACTGGCGTGTGCTCATTTCAGCGACAGTAGTGGTGGTAGTCGACCATTTAGCCTTTGGCCTGTTTTATCCGCAAGCCATCTTTGGTGTGCTCACGGCAAGTCCCTGGCGGGTGGTAGAGCATGGTGCCTGGGTTGTTTTTGAAGATGTCTTCTTATTCATTGCCATTCATCAAAGCCTTAGAGAAATGCGTGCGATGGCTCAACAGCAGGCCGAACTGGAAGCAACAAATGAGTCTGTAGAATCTCAAGTAAAAAGTCGAACTCGAGATTTGCATAGCGCCAACCAGATGATTTTGGACGCCAATCACAAACTGGAGCACCAAACAGATGAACTGCGAAGACAGGCAAAAGATCTGGTAGTAGCGAACCGAAAGGCTGAACAACTGAGTGCCTTTGGCCAAATTCTTGATCGATCCCAGAATGAAATTTACATATTTGATCAGGAGACGCTGAAATTTGTGCATGTCAGTAAAGGCGCCTGCCGCAATATTGGCTATAGCATGGAAGAGCTTCGCGAACTCACACCCGTCGAAATTAAACCAGAACACACACAGCAATCTTTTCAAGAAATTGTTGCGCCGCTTGTGGAAGGTCTTCAAAGTAATCTTGAATTTACGACCGTGCACCGCCGAAAAGATGGTTCCGAATATCCTGTGACAGTCAACCTGGAACTATCAACACTGGAGGAAAGAGCGGTTTTTGTTGCCGTTATTCTTGATATTACCGAACAACAACGTGCATCTCAGAAAATTGAGATGATTTCACGCATTCCTGAGGAAAATAATAATCCTGTTCTGCGCGTCTCAGGCGAGGGTGAACTGCTTTATGCTAACCCTGCCAGTAAAGAATTACTCACTCATTGGGGAATTCGAGTGAATGATTCACTTCCTTATGAGATCAGTGAGGCTTGTCAACAGGCACTGGATCTTGGCGATTCTGTAGGCATCGAAGTCGACACAAGTCAATTATGCTACTCGCTAAATCTAGCTCCCGTTGTCAAAGAGAACTATGTTAATCTCTATGGGACTGATATCACATCGCGCAAACAGGCGGAACAAGCATTACTTCAGGCGAAAGAAGCAGCAGAAGCCGCGAACCAGTCCAAAAGCGAATTTCTCGCCAACATGAGCCATGAAATTCGCACACCCATGACGGCAATCTTAGGATTCTCGGAAATTCTGCTAGGGACGATTGAAGACCCCGAACATGTTGAAGGCTTAAAAACCATTCGCCGTAATGGAAAATATCTGCTGCAAATCATCAATAACATTCTTGATCTCTCCAAAGTAGAATCGGGTAAACTGGAAGTGGAACAGATCCAATGCTCACCTTGTCAGATTCTCTCGGAAGTCACTTCACTCATGCGAGTGCCCACAAATGCGAAAGGACTTCAACTGGAGCTTGAATATGATGGTCCAGTTCCGAAACAGATTCAATCAGACCCCACACGGATCCGCCAGATTCTCATCAATCTGATTGGGAACGCCACCAAGTTCACTGAAATCGGTAAAATTCGTGTCGTGGCGCGGCTAAAAGATATTGAGACTAACGATCCTCAAATGCAGTTTGATGTCATCGACACCGGTATCGGGATGACGAAAGATCAAATGAGCCATCTTTTCCAACCCTTTGTCCAAGCCGATACATCCACGACACGCAAATTTGGAGGAACAGGGCTGGGGCTCACTATCAGTAAGCGGCTTGCAAAAATGATGGGTGGGAACATCGAAGTCAGTAGTATTCCAGAAAAAGGGAGTACATTCTCGCTTAGTATTTCAACGGGATCCCTCCAGGATGTCGAACTCGTTACGGAAGTTTCTGAGGCAGAATTCCCTGTGAATCGTTCGGAAGAAAAGCAGGAACAAAAAACAAATCAACTCAATTGCCACGTACTGCTGGCAGAAGATGGCCCTGATAACCAACGGCTGATCTCTTTCATTTTGAAAAAATCAGGTGCTCAAGTCACCACTGCGGATAATGGAAAAGTCGCTCTGGAGCTTGCTTTGCAAGCACGTGATGAGGGCAATCCCTTCGATGTCATTCTCATGGACATGCAAATGCCCGTGCTGGATGGCTATAGCGCATCAACGAAGCTACGGGAAGCGGAATATACCGGCCCCATTATTGCACTCACAGCACATGCGATGAGTCATGATCGCAAAAAATGTATCGATGCCGGCTGTGATGATTACACGACCAAACCGGTAGATCGAGAACAACTCATCGCCTTAGTCGATCAATACACTTCGCAACAAAAACACAGAGAACTCGCGGAAATTCAAATCTAA